Proteins from a genomic interval of Papaver somniferum cultivar HN1 chromosome 4, ASM357369v1, whole genome shotgun sequence:
- the LOC113272622 gene encoding F-box/kelch-repeat protein At3g06240-like — protein MDNDRVKYGFGYDRRISDYKLVRIADYENTGCFNIHVYTLRSDSWRSTQTNFPYLFARQARPSGLLPSGLLFNGALHWLGTQKTSSESAIISFDIINGRLLDFPYPEETMSELEDSRELFKNLCVLEGCLCLVLIYRYVLIDVWVMHNYGERESWKKWFTVPKSTMTRSYFWQPIWSFNDEEILVDNLSSLVVYDIKNTTTRNVFIAGVCGPRNQPESYVESLAQLYSGTYARSKSKSKSKRKRGVD, from the coding sequence ATGGATAACGACAGAGTTAaatatggatttggttatgatCGCAGAATTAGTGACTACAAGTTGGTGCGAATTGCGGATTATGAAAATACTGGTTGTTTTAACATTCACGTTTACACCTTAAGGTCGGATTCATGGAGAAGTACTCAAACCAACTTCCCTTATCTATTTGCTCGTCAAGCAAGACCTTCTGGATTGCTACCTTCCGGGTTGCTTTTTAATGGTGCACTCCATTGGTTAGGCACCCAAAAAACCTCATCTGAAAGCGCAATAATCTCTTTTGACAttatcaatgggagacttctggATTTCCCATATCCAGAAGAAACTATGTCAGAACTAGAAGATAGTCGTGAGTTGTTTAAAAATCTGTGTGTGTTGGAAGGCTGCCTTTGCTTAGTTTTGATTTACAGATATGTCCTGATTGATGTGTGGGTGATGCACAATTATGGAGAAAGAGAATCCTGGAAAAAATGGTTTACCGTTCCTAAATCAACAATGACTCGGTCTTACTTCTGGCAACCGATATGGTCTTTCAATGATGAAGAGATTCTAGTAGATAACTTGTCGAGTTTGGTTGTATATGATATAAAGAACACAACTACTAGAAATGTGTTCATTGCTGGTGTTTGTGGGCCAAGGAATCAACCGGAAAGTTATGTGGAGAGCCTCGCCCAACTTTACTCAGGTACTTATGCACGGAGTAAGAGTAAGAGTAAGAGCAAGCGCAAGCGCGGAGTAGATTGA